The following are encoded in a window of Ferribacterium limneticum genomic DNA:
- the fba gene encoding class II fructose-bisphosphate aldolase (catalyzes the reversible aldol condensation of dihydroxyacetonephosphate and glyceraldehyde 3-phosphate in the Calvin cycle, glycolysis, and/or gluconeogenesis), which produces MALISLRQLLDHAAEHSYGLPAFNVNNMEQIQAIMQAAEACDSPVILQASAGARKYAGEPFLRKLVEAAIEQYPDIPVCLHQDHGTSPAVCQQSMRSGFSSVMMDGSLGPDGKTPANYAYNVLVTRKVVEMAHAIGVSVEGELGCLGSLETGEAGEEDGIGAAGKLDHSQMLTDPEEAADFVTKTSVDALAIAIGTSHGAYKFTRPPTGEILAIDRIKAIHARIPNTHLVMHGSSSVPQEWLAVIRQYGGAMKETYGVPVEEIVEGIRHGVRKVNIDTDIRLAMTGAMRKAMAEKPEEFDPRAFFKAAVAAARDICKLRFDAFGCAGQASRIKPVSLEKMAAAYR; this is translated from the coding sequence ATGGCCCTGATTTCCCTGCGTCAGTTACTCGACCACGCGGCCGAGCACAGCTACGGTCTACCCGCCTTCAACGTCAATAACATGGAGCAGATCCAGGCCATCATGCAGGCCGCCGAAGCCTGCGATTCCCCGGTCATCCTGCAGGCCTCGGCGGGCGCGCGCAAATACGCCGGCGAGCCCTTCCTGCGCAAGCTTGTCGAAGCCGCCATCGAGCAGTACCCGGACATCCCCGTCTGCCTGCATCAGGACCACGGCACCTCGCCGGCCGTCTGCCAGCAGTCGATGCGCAGCGGCTTCTCCAGCGTGATGATGGATGGTTCGCTGGGCCCCGACGGCAAGACGCCGGCCAACTACGCCTACAACGTTCTGGTGACTCGTAAAGTGGTCGAGATGGCCCACGCCATCGGCGTCTCGGTCGAAGGCGAACTCGGCTGCCTCGGCTCGCTGGAAACCGGCGAGGCCGGTGAGGAAGACGGCATCGGTGCGGCCGGCAAGCTCGATCATTCGCAAATGCTGACCGATCCGGAAGAGGCCGCCGACTTTGTCACCAAGACCAGCGTCGACGCACTGGCCATCGCTATCGGCACCAGCCACGGCGCCTACAAATTCACCCGGCCGCCGACCGGTGAAATACTCGCCATCGACCGCATCAAGGCCATCCACGCCCGCATCCCGAACACCCATCTGGTCATGCACGGTTCGTCCAGCGTGCCGCAGGAATGGCTGGCGGTGATCCGCCAGTACGGCGGTGCGATGAAGGAAACCTACGGCGTGCCGGTAGAAGAGATCGTCGAAGGCATCCGCCACGGCGTGCGCAAGGTCAATATCGACACCGATATCCGTCTCGCCATGACCGGCGCGATGCGCAAGGCGATGGCCGAAAAGCCGGAGGAATTCGATCCGCGCGCCTTCTTCAAAGCCGCCGTCGCGGCGGCGCGCGACATCTGCAAATTGCGTTTCGACGCCTTTGGCTGCGCCGGTCAGGCCAGCCGCATCAAACCCGTGTCACTGGAAAAAATGGCTGCCGCCTACCGCTGA
- the rpe gene encoding ribulose-phosphate 3-epimerase, which yields MRQPDFVIAPSILSANFAKLGEEVSNVIASGADWIHFDVMDNHYVPNLTIGPLVCQAIRPCTTAPIDVHLMVKPVDRIIPDFAKAGANIITFHPEASDHVDRSLSLIRDAGCQSGLVFNPGTPLDYMDYVLDKIDVILLMSVNPGFGGQKFIPGTLAKAKLARAKLDAYEQETGRRIRLEIDGGVNTANIAEIARAGVDAFVAGSAVYGAGKDGDPHRYESIISDLRMALLGARPA from the coding sequence ATGCGCCAGCCAGATTTCGTCATCGCCCCAAGCATCCTCTCCGCCAATTTCGCCAAGCTCGGTGAAGAGGTCAGCAACGTCATCGCCTCCGGCGCCGACTGGATTCACTTCGACGTGATGGACAACCATTACGTCCCCAACCTGACCATCGGCCCGCTGGTTTGCCAGGCCATCAGGCCATGTACCACGGCGCCAATCGACGTGCATTTGATGGTCAAACCCGTCGACCGCATCATCCCCGACTTCGCCAAGGCCGGCGCCAACATCATCACCTTCCACCCGGAAGCCTCCGACCACGTCGACCGCAGCCTGTCGCTGATCCGCGATGCCGGCTGTCAAAGCGGCCTGGTCTTCAACCCGGGCACGCCGCTGGATTACATGGATTACGTCCTCGACAAGATCGACGTCATCCTGCTCATGAGCGTCAACCCCGGCTTCGGCGGCCAGAAATTCATCCCCGGCACGCTGGCCAAGGCGAAACTGGCGCGGGCCAAACTCGATGCTTATGAACAGGAAACCGGCCGGCGCATCCGCCTCGAAATCGACGGTGGCGTCAACACCGCCAACATCGCCGAAATAGCCCGCGCCGGCGTCGACGCCTTCGTCGCCGGTTCAGCCGTCTACGGCGCTGGAAAGGACGGCGATCCGCATCGCTACGAATCGATCATCAGCGACCTGCGGATGGCCTTGCTAGGGGCGCGCCCGGCGTGA